One genomic segment of Cryptococcus neoformans var. neoformans JEC21 chromosome 8 sequence includes these proteins:
- a CDS encoding 2-nitropropane dioxygenase, putative, protein MPIITVRYFGLNHPSLACRPPLSQHTYIYPASNARITSAFLHNLVSNTLTSTQIIMSVISTPITKLFGIKHPILLAGMNVAAGPELAAAVSNAGGLGVIGGLGYTPKHLRGVIKDLKASLKSPDLPFGVDLLIPSLGPSARKTNYDYTKGQLNDLIDVIIEEKAKLFVCAVGVPPKEAVEKLHAAGIYVMNMVGHPKHVTKALAQGVDIICAQGGEGGGHTGRTTFSILIPACVDICKGKKSPLTGQPVHVIAAGGIYDGRGLAASLMYGAQAVWVGTRFVASTEAAAPKKHKELILSADHGDADTTLIYTGRPLRVRQTDYVKSWTNRQDEILQLTKQGKIPHDLELQKHPEKSLESRPWLMGDVSALIHDVKPAKEIIDEMVSTAKQCLEHGYTSVSGGRGPSKAKL, encoded by the exons ATGCCAATTATTACTGTACGGTATTTCGGTCTCAATCACCCCTCCTTAGCCTGTCGACCCCCGCTTTCTCAGCACACTTATATATACCCTGCATCCAATGCAAGGATAACATCCGCATTTCTTCATAATCTTGTTTCAAATACCTTGACTTCCACGCAAATCATCATGTCCGTCATCTCCACGCCAATCACCAAACTCT TCGGTATCAAACATCCCATTCTCCTCGC GGGGATGAACGTCGCTGCAGGACCCGAGCTTGCGGCTGCCGTATCTAATGCCGGTGGTCTCGGTGTGATTGGCGGTCTTGGTTATAC ACCCAAACATCTTCGAGGGGTTATCAAAGATTTGAAAGCCAGCCTTAAATCACCGGATCTAC CTTTCGGAGTGGATCTCCTTATCCCATCTTTGGGACCTTCAGCCCGTAAAACCAACTATGATTATACCAAAGGCCAGCTTAATGATCTCATTGATGTCATCATTGAGGAAAAGGCCAAGCTCTTTGTCTGTGCTGTTGGAGTGCCACCCAAAGAGGCTGTCGAGAAACTGCACGCCGCTGGTATCTATGTGATGAAC ATGGTCGGGCACCCCAAGCATGTCACCAAGGCCCTTGCCCAAGGTGTAGATATCATTTGTGCACAA ggaggagagggcgGCGGCCACACTGGCAGAACCACATTCTCAATCCTCATTCCCGCTTGTGTCGACATTtgcaaaggcaaaaagtCTCCTCTCACCGGCCAGCCC GTCCACGTGATTGCTGCAGGTGGCATCTACGACGGCCGCGGTCTTGCAGCATCACTCATGTACGGTGCACAAGCTGTCTGGGTCGGCACTCGGTTCGTTGCTAGTACAGAAGCTGCGGCGCCCAAGAAACACAAGGAGCT CATTTTGTCAGCCGATCATGGCGATGCTGACACGACTCTAATCTACACGGGTCGCCCTTTGCGAGTGAGGCAAACAGATTATGTAAAATCGTGGACCAACAGGCAGGATGAAAT ATTGCAACTCACCAAGCAAGGAAAAATTCCTCACGACCTTGAGCTGCAGAAGCATCCCGAGAAGAGTCTCGAAAGTCGCCCCTGGCTCATGGGAGATGTCAGTGCTTTGATTCAT GATGTGAAGCCAGCAAAGGAGATCATAGATGAAATGGTCAGCACCGCAAAGCAATGCCTCGAACACGGCTATACCTCAGTATCTGGCGGACGAGGTCCTTCCAAGGCCAAGCTTTAG